gaagagAACGGGGCACCCcgacagagaaaagggagagggcaagagctgagagagagagagacaaagtggtgagttggtccttttaaggagcaacataACCACGtttgccaggtgtggctacctggccagcgacacatgatgtcatcataggttgctaggcaacccagaagcaggctgtctAAATACTAATACATGGTATCAGGTTTGGATGTGCATGACCTTTTGTACAAATAATTGTTAAGACTTATTTCCTGGCCTTTTGGGATCATAGAACAAGAGGGGATAGTTCTGTCATTTAGACTGAACCAGTAGGTTGGAGAGGAGTTGTAATCTCATTGCATATTCTCAGTGTGTTCTAATTTCTagactttctccccttcctcattAACAGCAGGTTAGTGGTCTTCTCTAActagcttttttatttatttatttttacttcagagATAatatctcactatatagcctggctggtctcaaactcacagagatcctcctgcctctgcttccccagtactaagattaaaggtatgtagcACCACACCTAGCTATTGAGTTATTTAGGAACAAGGCCCCAGCACATAGCCCAGGTAGGTCTTCAGCTCATGGTCTTCTTAGTAATGTAGAACAAGTTTCAGGTTCCAGGTTCCAGTCTGACCCTTCTGTAGCTTTTCACTTGAAAGTGCCCTATTTTCAGTAGTAAAACCGCGCACCTTCCCAAGCAAAATGGGCTAAAAGGTAGCAAAGTGGAGTGGCGTGTGTTTTCTAGGAGTGGTCGGCTTGCCTGATTGACTCTCTTTGTCTGACTTGGTGAAGGGGAGTGGGAGATAGGATCAAAGCTCTTTCTACAGTGAGATCTAATAGCTTATTTCTGTGCCTGCTCCCGGGCATTGTAGTTCACAGGCAATAATGTGTACATAAACACAAAGTGAGCTGCCTATGGGAGGTAGCATACAGGCAGAATTAATTAATTTGACCGGCTCTCATGTATTCTAAAGGGATGTGGCTTGCAGTGGCTGCCTGTAAGTAACTTATAAGACATAAGATTTTCTGTGTGTTGGAAAAGGCAATGTCATGTGGACTCCCCTTACACATTCTAAGATCTGGGCTTTTTACTATGCTGTTAATTTTCATTCACTGTAAGGCTCTGGAGAAAAATCAGCAGTGGCTTGTGTATGATCAGCAGCGAGAGGCCTACGTTAAAGGACTTTTAGCAAAGATCTTTGAGCTGGAAAGGAGAACAGAAACAGCTGCTGCTACACTCTCACAGCAGATGAAAAAGACTGAATCAGAAGGTACTGAGCTATAAAAGTGTTCTTTTGGGATAAGTCTGATGTTTCCAACAGGAATGATTCATCAGATTTGGATGGTTTTTATAGATATGTGTTAGAAAGTAAAATAGCATCATGTCTTTTAAGCTTAAAGTaagaaaaagcatttgtcaagtctgtttttttcccccttattttTGGATAAAAGAGGACAGAAGCCACAGGTGAGAGAGCCATCCATCATGGCAGTCATGGTGATTTTCTCTACATTCATACCTTTCCCCTTCTTCAGAGTTCTTCTCATTCCCCCCAGAGCTGACCTGGGCACCAGATTCTTTTTAGGGAGTAGATGGGTAGGATGATGGATTGAGATAAAACCTTGCCACATAGTCCTGGCTAGCCTAGTacttaccatgtagcccaggctatcttcCGATTCAGAGCAGTCCTCCTGCCGCAGGTccctaagttctgggattataggtgtgtgccaccatgcttgatATCAGTTATCATTTTTCTTGCCTTTGGCGCTTATACCAACTCCAGGAGAACGAATAGGCTTTATAGCTGATTCCTTAACCCTAACCCATGATGCTATTTCTCTGCCAAGTAGTATCCGGTTGCCCTTACATAGATTTCCCCTGAGTTAGATAATACCTCTTAGTCTCTGGGAAGGAAGGTGATATTTAACAGATGAAGAAATAGGCTCTGCAGGTGGTGAGCTAAGAAGAAAAGATCCACCTATCCCCTACCTCCTGACTCTGTATTTTATAAGCTGAAGAAATGGTGAAGTTGCATTTGTAAGAATATGTTTGAAATTTAATATTGTGGGATATTAAAAAATGCATTGTGCCATGATGTTTGTTTCAGGTCATCTCCAAGAGGAAAAGCAAAAATATGAGCATCTCTTAGAAAATACCAAAAAAGATCTTGAAGTTGAACGACAAACTGTAACTCAGTTGCGTTTAGAACTTAAtgaatttcaaagaaaatatgaagaaacTCAAAAAGAAGTTGAAGATTTAAATCAGCTATTGAGTTTGCAGCGAAAGGCAGACATACAGCACCTGGAAGAGGACAAACATAAGACAGAGAAAATCCAGCAGCTCAGACAGGAGAGCAGTCTCTTCGAGGGAAAActgaaagaggagaggaagcGGTCTGAAGAGCTTGTGTCTCAGGTGAGGCAGTCGCTGCGGTCTCCGCTTCAGAGCTCAATAAGAGTTAGGGGGTCCAGACCACCAAGAAACCAGCAAGGGGCAGAAACTGTCCTTTCCTCCTTTGGGCATTTGTATTCCAGCATGGAAACAGACCACGAATTAGTACCCAAATAAATGGATAAGGAGAGTAAAACAAGAAGACgtgaaaagaaaacacaggggTCCATGAAGGCCTCATAGAAGTGATGGTATTTGGATAGAGACTTGGAGGTAGGATCCTGCAAAGTAATTCTCTAGGAATTCTCTGTCAGTGGAGAAGATCACACATACTAAGGCTTGAGTGAAGAGGTAGAATATGGAGGAAGCCAAAGGCAGCAAGGGGAATTCAGTTGACTCCTGGGCTGTACTCTCAAGTGTGCTGATGTGCCTATAGGAATTGCTGTAGCATCCTCATCTTCTGTTTTAGATTTAAGATGGCATGCCTTGGCAGTGTTAGAATTGAATACtattggggttggggatttagctcagtggtagagcgcttgcctagcaagcgcaaggccctgggttcggtcctcagctctgggaaaaaaaaaaaatagcaaaaagaccaaaaaaaaaaacaaggtaactaGAATTGAATACTACTGTGACAGAAAGTCATTAATTTAAATTCTGCTTGTCAGCACGGAGTAGTAGAAAAGAATGGTGGGATCCACACTTGGAGTCTAGATGGTGTATGTAGCCTGCAGCAAATCTTCTACCTTCCCTGGCTTATAAAGCATTCGCTAACCCAACAAATAATAACCTCTACTTACCTCATAAGAGCATTGTGTGGGGAAATTGAGGAGGCATACATATGAAAGTGCTTTGTAAAGTAAGGAGATCCCAATGGAGGTTATTGCTACTACAGTTGTGATTTTTAACATCCTGCAGAAGCTGAGAGCTGAGTAAGAGTCAGTAATCCTGACATGTTCTTCCATGGTCTTCACTCTCCTTACTTTGACCTGTAGGTGTTGAGTAGTGACATTTGGGAAAAGTTAGACAGAAATAAGTAAATTTCCTCTAGCTCTGTAGCATAGGAGATGAGGTACATCCTTCTTTGTTACCCTACTCTGACACTAGAGCCTCCCAGAACGAGATGTGGCCACACGGAGCTGTCTTCATTGCTCAGTCTGGCTGTTCAGGGAACTCTCTTCATGGATTATACTGCCCATCCTGCTCATTGGAAAGCCTCAAACAACCAGCTGGGATGGCTTATTGCATGCAGCAGGTGTTGCCCTGGCTAGAAGTGATACTTACGATGTAGGTTCCTTGTCTAGTCCCAGTCTAGAGAGGAGGGCAAATGAGTTAATGCTGGCTCTCTTTGCATCTTCCAGATCCGCCTTCTTTATGAGTCTCTGCTAAAGTACCAAGAGGAACAGACCAGGGTGGCTCTGCTGGAACAGCAGGTACTTACTGTGGATGCTTGAAAGTTCATCTAGTTGATAAAAAAACAGAACTTCCCCTGGTATTTATACTGCTTAAAACTGTAAAACAAAATGTGTTCAAAAGACACATTTTCTTAGAGACTCTGCACCATTCACATACTCTGTAACTGTCCTTAGCCACCAACTTTTAAAGGTGTGGTGGCATTTTTCCTTACAGGTTGGCATTGGCAGATGTTGACTGTACTTTCCACCCTAGCCTAACAGGGTCTCTTTCCAGGCCAGCATGTGAGTTCAAGCAGAGCGGACACCATTTATTCTCAGAATGTATAATAGAAATTCTTAATATATTTCAAACCAGGGAATAGCcatctcttttcccttttttccacCTCCACCCAAAATTCCAAGAATGTGAAGGAATAGCTCCAACCAGCAACTTCTTGGGCTACCCTCTGCTCAGCCATAGGCCTTGGCTTTGCTAGTTCATAAACCAATTCCTTAAACTTCATGTACTAATAATCTTGCTGTGCTCGGATGATAATGAGGCCCAGCAAGTATTCTTTTGTGCTGACAAAGACTGTAAACATTCAGTGAAGAGAACGAGGCAGCTCTACCAGCTCTGACTGTCTTGTCCTGGCATGTTCCAGATGCAGGCATGTACTCTAGactttgaaaatgaaaagcttgaCCGGCAGAATATGCAGCATCAACTGTGTGTGATTCTTAAGGAGCTCCGGAAAGCCAGAAGTCAAATAACACAGCTGGAATCCTTGGTAAGTTTTGAGTGGCTGATATAAAGCTTATTCTTCATTCTCTTTTTGCTATCTTCCCATTTGTGTATTAGCTCAGTTCCCAAACCAGTAATATAGCTTGAAGTGAACGTTATCTCAAAGCTGTAGTTGCCTCCTATGTGGCACCTAACCTTACAGCATCAGTTCAGAGCTCAGAAGGGAGGCGTCAGTGATCCCCTTGCTCGAAGCTGCTTGACTGGTGTCTGGGGCCATCCCCTACCCAGGCTGGCTGCTGCCATTCTACAGGTGTCCAACAGTACTTTGTatagagggaaaaggaagaaaagagggcatcatagcattctttttttatatttctaatgAATTTGTGTGCATCTGTCGGCCCAAATGTCCTGTTAATGCACATTCATATATTAGAGCTACAGAATATTTGGAAATGGGTAAATATAGTAAATATATCTCCTAGTTtctaaggaagagaaaaaagcaatttttaaataacttataacttgtatatgaataaaataaatatcttcaTAATGTAGTATAAAATAGGAATTTTCAAGCTTTCCTGACTATTTTaaattcctaaaaacaaaacaaacccatgaaaaagcaaaagcaataaaGAGTCTGCTCAAGAGTCTATAACCTGTCTGAGCTACTAAAAGTTTTTGCTGGTCTCAGTTCCATGTAGGGTTTTGTGGCTTCTCTTGTTTTTTGCGTTATGCTTTCACTACCCAGGGTGGTCTGGTCTCTCCATCTTCCCACTTCAACCGGCCAGGACTGAGGTCTttctactccttttttttttttttttttttttgtctgtctgtttgtttcaagacagggtttctctgtgtagccttggctgtccttgactcactttgtagaccaggctggccttgaactcatagcaatctgcctgactctgcccccttgagttctgggattacaggcgtcaGGCCTGTGTCACTATTCCTGGCTgtctttgtatttctttattcCTTAAGTTACTTCTGTTTTACAAAACTGGCAAATGTATACTTGTTCTTGAAAATGTTGTGATTCTTTTGtacagtgaatttaaaaaaaaggtaaaaggaaCGGTCTTCCCTTTACATTTGACTCTGCCTCTTAGCAAAGCCTATCTATTTGAGCACTAACCCAGTACTTCCCTGAGTAATTACAATATATTATCCAAGTTATTCATGACTACCTCTTGTTACCATTAAAATATCTGAACAGAAATCCAGACTAAACTGTAGGGCTGAAGCATGCAGAGAGTATAGGAAGCAGTTCAAACGGTGTGcatttgacatttgttttgcaGAAGCAGCTACATGGGTTTGCCTTCACAGAGCACCCGTTCCCACTCCAAGGAGAACCTGAAAACAGAGCGAAAGGAACCTCACCCAAAAGTCCCAGTGCTGCTCTCAACGAAAGCCTGGTGGAATGTCCCAAGTGCAGTGTACAGTACCCAGCCACCGAACATCGAGACCTGCTTGTTCATGTTGAATACTGCATGAAATAGCAGAGCCAGCCTTGCCTCTCTACTGA
This is a stretch of genomic DNA from Meriones unguiculatus strain TT.TT164.6M chromosome 1, Bangor_MerUng_6.1, whole genome shotgun sequence. It encodes these proteins:
- the Cep55 gene encoding centrosomal protein of 55 kDa; translation: MSSRSPKDLIKSKWGSRPSSSKSDTALEKFKGEIAAFKTSLDEITSGKGKLIDKDRCKLLEKIQVLEAEREKNAYYLSEKEKEIQRLKNQLKARYSSSSLLEQLEDKTKECEKKQQLLESLSKETDVLKKQLSAMTKRLSELENKASTLHLSQSMPANCFNSSMNSIHEKEMQLKDALEKNQQWLVYDQQREAYVKGLLAKIFELERRTETAAATLSQQMKKTESEGHLQEEKQKYEHLLENTKKDLEVERQTVTQLRLELNEFQRKYEETQKEVEDLNQLLSLQRKADIQHLEEDKHKTEKIQQLRQESSLFEGKLKEERKRSEELVSQIRLLYESLLKYQEEQTRVALLEQQMQACTLDFENEKLDRQNMQHQLCVILKELRKARSQITQLESLKQLHGFAFTEHPFPLQGEPENRAKGTSPKSPSAALNESLVECPKCSVQYPATEHRDLLVHVEYCMK